In Gymnogyps californianus isolate 813 chromosome 20, ASM1813914v2, whole genome shotgun sequence, a single window of DNA contains:
- the NSRP1 gene encoding nuclear speckle splicing regulatory protein 1 isoform X1 yields the protein MAALSKQYGLIMPKKLPQKNLVSKKLSVFADDSDEEPSVGESLQKEALKKQAMKQTKLEIQKALEEDATVYEYDSIYDEMQQKKKESNARVLSGKDDKKPRYIQNILKAAEIRKKEQEKRMERKIQKEREMEGGEFAHKEAFVTSAYKKKLQERAEEEERERREAALEAYLDVTKQKDLSGFYRHLLNQRVGEEEMPKCSFREARIKEEKSDNCYDESSQRNKCPYERQRLKPSAKKENNPDADTDLGTDSSDDDKRDKNSKVNLKKKKRESSVSSEEEAKHHKSQRHSRSPSASSVEEDLRTKPQTSHLTKRGESRPSRRGNDEQYREKDYERSRTHEKDHQREKEERHRYGDHSNKDNYRRREEQDDKQRGKERKEREGHSREWRKAKEREERGSEKEREKERIRNGKDRYNDREKERGEKCREKEDHLKERREKYGSDEKKYRERRESTPTSLEKDGETDLEKERKGKEREVDEKGRSSSGILSEQKRKAGEEGEKEEKEQAQKPSETMSKFAKRSNEETVMSARDRYLARQMARVSTKSYIEKEED from the exons CCATCTGTTGGTGAAAGTCTTCAGAAAGAAGCATTGAAAAAACAAGCAATGAAACAG aCTAAATTGGAGATTCAGAAGGCTCTGGAGGAAGATGCTACAGTGTACGAATATGACAGTATTTATgatgaaatgcagcagaagaagaaagaaagtaatGCCAGAGTGTTATCCggaaaagatgacaaaaag CCCAGATACATCCAAAATATCCTCAAAGCAGCTGAGATTAGAAAGaaggagcaagaaaaaagaatggaaagaaaaattcagaaagagcGTGAAATGGAAGGAGGAGAGTTTGCCCACAAAGAGGCTTTTGTGACTTCAGCCTATAAGAAGAAGCTACAAGaaagggctgaggaggaggaaagagaaagaagagaggcagCTCTCGAGG cGTACCTGGATGTGACCAAACAGAAGGATCTCAGTGGATTTTACAGACATCTTTTAAACCAGAGGGTAGGGGAAGAAGAGATGCCTAAATGCAGCTTCCGTGAAGCCAG gataaaggaagaaaaatctgacaATTGTTACGATGAATCCAGCCAAAGGAACAAATGCCCATATGAAAGACAAAGACTGAAGCCCTCTGCTAAGAAAGAGAATAATCCAGACGCTGATACCGACTTAGGAACTGATAGTAGTGATGATGATAAGAGAGACAAAAATAGTAAAgtaaatttgaaaaagaagaaaagagagagctCTGTGAGCAGTGAAGAGGAGGCTAAACATCACAAGAGCCAGAGGCATTCCAGGTCACCAAGCGCATCCAGTGTGGAGGAAGACTTGcgcacaaaaccccaaacaagtCATCTTAcaaagaggggagagagcagaccaagcagaaggggaaatgaTGAACAATACAGGGAAAAAGATTATGAGAGAAGTAGGACCCACGAAAAGGATCaccaaagggaaaaggaagagcgACATAGATACGGGGATCACTCTAATAAAGATAACTAcagaaggagggaagagcaaGATGATAAAcaaagggggaaggaaagaaaagagagggagggacaTAGCAGAGAATGGAGGAaggcaaaggagagagaagagaggggCTCAGAAAAGGAAcgagagaaagaaagaataagaaatggTAAAGATAGATATAATgacagagagaaggagagaggagagaaatgcagagaaaaggaagatcatctgaaggagaggagagagaaatatggtagtgatgaaaaaaaatacagagagaggagggaaagtaCTCCTACATCTTTAGAAAAAGATGGAGAGACTGatctggaaaaagagaggaagggaaaagagagagaggtggATGAGAAGGGAAGATCCAGCTCTGGAATTCTGTCTGAGCAGAAACGTAAAGCTggagaagaaggggagaaagaggagaaagaacaagCACAGAAACCATCTGAGACTATGAGCAAATTTGCCAAACGGAGCAATGAAGAGACAGTCATGTCAGCCAGGGACCGCTATTTGGCAAGGCAAATGGCACGTGTCAGTACTAAATCTTACattgagaaggaagaagattaA
- the NSRP1 gene encoding nuclear speckle splicing regulatory protein 1 isoform X2 yields the protein MTKRSIPENPRYIQNILKAAEIRKKEQEKRMERKIQKEREMEGGEFAHKEAFVTSAYKKKLQERAEEEERERREAALEAYLDVTKQKDLSGFYRHLLNQRVGEEEMPKCSFREARIKEEKSDNCYDESSQRNKCPYERQRLKPSAKKENNPDADTDLGTDSSDDDKRDKNSKVNLKKKKRESSVSSEEEAKHHKSQRHSRSPSASSVEEDLRTKPQTSHLTKRGESRPSRRGNDEQYREKDYERSRTHEKDHQREKEERHRYGDHSNKDNYRRREEQDDKQRGKERKEREGHSREWRKAKEREERGSEKEREKERIRNGKDRYNDREKERGEKCREKEDHLKERREKYGSDEKKYRERRESTPTSLEKDGETDLEKERKGKEREVDEKGRSSSGILSEQKRKAGEEGEKEEKEQAQKPSETMSKFAKRSNEETVMSARDRYLARQMARVSTKSYIEKEED from the exons atgacaaaaaggTCGATACCTGAAAAT CCCAGATACATCCAAAATATCCTCAAAGCAGCTGAGATTAGAAAGaaggagcaagaaaaaagaatggaaagaaaaattcagaaagagcGTGAAATGGAAGGAGGAGAGTTTGCCCACAAAGAGGCTTTTGTGACTTCAGCCTATAAGAAGAAGCTACAAGaaagggctgaggaggaggaaagagaaagaagagaggcagCTCTCGAGG cGTACCTGGATGTGACCAAACAGAAGGATCTCAGTGGATTTTACAGACATCTTTTAAACCAGAGGGTAGGGGAAGAAGAGATGCCTAAATGCAGCTTCCGTGAAGCCAG gataaaggaagaaaaatctgacaATTGTTACGATGAATCCAGCCAAAGGAACAAATGCCCATATGAAAGACAAAGACTGAAGCCCTCTGCTAAGAAAGAGAATAATCCAGACGCTGATACCGACTTAGGAACTGATAGTAGTGATGATGATAAGAGAGACAAAAATAGTAAAgtaaatttgaaaaagaagaaaagagagagctCTGTGAGCAGTGAAGAGGAGGCTAAACATCACAAGAGCCAGAGGCATTCCAGGTCACCAAGCGCATCCAGTGTGGAGGAAGACTTGcgcacaaaaccccaaacaagtCATCTTAcaaagaggggagagagcagaccaagcagaaggggaaatgaTGAACAATACAGGGAAAAAGATTATGAGAGAAGTAGGACCCACGAAAAGGATCaccaaagggaaaaggaagagcgACATAGATACGGGGATCACTCTAATAAAGATAACTAcagaaggagggaagagcaaGATGATAAAcaaagggggaaggaaagaaaagagagggagggacaTAGCAGAGAATGGAGGAaggcaaaggagagagaagagaggggCTCAGAAAAGGAAcgagagaaagaaagaataagaaatggTAAAGATAGATATAATgacagagagaaggagagaggagagaaatgcagagaaaaggaagatcatctgaaggagaggagagagaaatatggtagtgatgaaaaaaaatacagagagaggagggaaagtaCTCCTACATCTTTAGAAAAAGATGGAGAGACTGatctggaaaaagagaggaagggaaaagagagagaggtggATGAGAAGGGAAGATCCAGCTCTGGAATTCTGTCTGAGCAGAAACGTAAAGCTggagaagaaggggagaaagaggagaaagaacaagCACAGAAACCATCTGAGACTATGAGCAAATTTGCCAAACGGAGCAATGAAGAGACAGTCATGTCAGCCAGGGACCGCTATTTGGCAAGGCAAATGGCACGTGTCAGTACTAAATCTTACattgagaaggaagaagattaA